From one uncultured Paludibacter sp. genomic stretch:
- a CDS encoding Aspartate kinase homoserine dehydrogenase, whose translation MKVIKFGGTSVGSVEGILSVKKIAESQQEPVIVVVSALSKVTDQLYKTAKLASEGNPEYLAELTEMTERHFKMVEDVVPAEKKEKAIREIKECLADLSNIFRGIFLIKDISIRINDTIVSYGEVISSLIVSNVIDGAVHFDSREYIKTYNQFDKHIVDFPVTNKLIEKTFAELPKISVCGGFISTDVNTGFTTNLGRGGSDYTAAILAATLNATKLEIWTDVDGFMTADPKVISNTYVIEKLSFSEATELCNFGAKVIFPPTIFPVYHKNIPVEIKNTFNPEAKGTYISSEKEDVRKEDARAIKGISSINDTSLITIHGLGMVGVIGVNYRIFRALAKNGISVFMVSQASSENSTSIGVREADSKLAVEVLRKEFTNEIQQGEIHEIFSEDNLATVAIVGDKMKRTPGIAGKLFGTLGRNGINVIACAQGASETNISFVTDRSVLRKALNVIHDSFFLSEYKVLNLFIVGVGTVGSNLINQIKKQQQKLMVENGLKINIAGIASSTKMLLNRHGIELENCIEDLKTNGEKSSTKLLRDAILEMNIFNSVFVDCTASEEVAALYQTMLEKNISVVTANKIAASSEYEKYAQLKDISRQRGVKFLFETNVGAGLPIINTMNNLTNSGDHILKMEAVVSGTLNFIFNTISSEIPLSKTIRMAKDAGFSEPDPRIDLSGKDVIRKLVILAREAGFRVEQDDVGKNLFIPQKYFEGSLDDFWKNITELDKEFEEKRKKLDAGGMRWRFVATMDKGKCSVGLKAINNLHPFYDLQGSNNIVSITTERYNEFPMIIKGYGAGAGVTAAGVFADIISIANIR comes from the coding sequence ATGAAAGTAATCAAATTTGGCGGTACTTCCGTTGGTTCGGTAGAAGGTATTTTAAGTGTAAAAAAAATTGCAGAATCGCAGCAAGAACCTGTTATAGTAGTAGTTTCAGCTTTATCAAAAGTTACCGACCAACTTTATAAAACAGCAAAATTAGCTTCAGAAGGAAATCCGGAATATCTTGCGGAATTAACAGAAATGACCGAGCGTCATTTCAAAATGGTAGAAGATGTGGTTCCGGCTGAGAAAAAAGAAAAAGCCATTCGAGAAATAAAAGAATGTTTAGCTGACTTGTCCAATATCTTTCGTGGAATTTTTTTAATCAAAGACATTTCCATACGCATTAACGATACCATTGTAAGCTACGGAGAAGTTATTTCTTCGTTGATTGTGAGTAACGTAATTGACGGCGCCGTTCATTTTGATTCCAGAGAATACATCAAAACCTATAATCAGTTTGATAAACACATTGTTGATTTTCCGGTAACTAATAAATTAATAGAAAAAACATTTGCTGAACTCCCTAAAATTTCCGTTTGTGGCGGATTTATTTCTACCGATGTAAATACAGGTTTCACTACCAATTTGGGGCGAGGAGGTTCGGATTACACAGCTGCGATTCTTGCAGCAACATTAAACGCTACCAAACTTGAGATATGGACAGATGTAGATGGTTTTATGACTGCCGATCCTAAAGTTATTAGTAATACGTATGTGATTGAAAAGCTGAGTTTTAGTGAAGCTACCGAACTTTGTAACTTTGGAGCAAAAGTAATTTTTCCCCCTACGATTTTTCCTGTTTACCATAAAAATATTCCGGTTGAAATTAAAAACACTTTTAATCCCGAAGCGAAAGGAACTTACATTTCAAGTGAAAAGGAAGATGTGAGAAAAGAAGATGCCAGAGCCATTAAAGGGATTTCATCTATCAACGACACATCGCTTATTACCATTCACGGACTTGGAATGGTAGGTGTTATCGGGGTAAATTATAGAATTTTCCGCGCATTGGCAAAAAACGGCATCAGCGTATTTATGGTTTCTCAAGCATCGTCCGAAAATTCAACTTCTATCGGGGTACGCGAAGCTGACAGTAAATTGGCTGTGGAAGTTTTACGTAAAGAATTTACGAATGAAATTCAGCAAGGCGAAATACACGAAATTTTTTCGGAAGATAATTTGGCAACCGTAGCTATTGTAGGCGATAAAATGAAACGTACGCCGGGCATTGCAGGAAAACTTTTTGGTACTCTTGGAAGAAACGGTATCAACGTAATTGCCTGTGCACAAGGTGCTTCCGAAACCAATATTTCTTTTGTTACAGATAGAAGCGTTCTGCGTAAAGCGTTAAATGTTATCCACGATTCATTCTTCCTTTCGGAATATAAAGTGTTGAATTTATTCATTGTAGGTGTAGGAACTGTAGGAAGTAATTTAATAAATCAAATTAAAAAGCAACAACAAAAATTAATGGTTGAAAATGGTTTGAAAATTAATATTGCCGGAATTGCTTCAAGCACAAAAATGCTGCTCAACAGACACGGAATTGAGTTGGAAAACTGTATAGAAGATTTGAAAACGAATGGTGAAAAGTCTTCTACAAAATTACTCCGAGATGCTATTTTGGAAATGAATATTTTTAACTCCGTATTTGTAGATTGTACTGCCAGTGAAGAAGTTGCGGCGCTTTATCAAACTATGCTCGAAAAAAACATTTCGGTAGTTACTGCCAATAAAATTGCAGCATCGTCCGAATATGAAAAATATGCCCAACTGAAAGATATTTCTCGCCAGCGAGGTGTAAAATTCCTTTTTGAAACCAATGTAGGCGCCGGATTACCCATTATCAATACGATGAATAACTTAACCAACAGCGGCGACCATATTTTAAAAATGGAAGCAGTAGTTTCGGGCACGTTAAACTTCATTTTTAACACCATAAGCAGCGAAATTCCGTTAAGTAAAACTATCAGAATGGCAAAAGATGCCGGATTTTCCGAACCCGATCCGCGTATTGATTTATCAGGTAAAGATGTGATAAGAAAATTAGTTATTTTGGCTCGTGAAGCTGGCTTCAGAGTGGAACAGGATGATGTGGGGAAAAATTTATTTATTCCTCAAAAATACTTTGAAGGCAGTTTGGACGATTTTTGGAAAAATATTACCGAATTGGATAAAGAATTTGAAGAAAAACGTAAAAAGTTGGATGCGGGAGGAATGCGCTGGCGTTTTGTAGCCACTATGGATAAAGGAAAATGCAGCGTGGGGCTAAAAGCCATAAACAATTTACATCCGTTCTATGATTTACAAGGAAGTAACAACATTGTATCGATAACCACCGAACGTTACAATGAATTCCCGATGATAATAAAAGGATACGGCGCGGGCGCGGGAGTTACTGCTGCAGGTGTTTTTGCCGATATTATCAGCATTGCGAATATAAGGTAA
- a CDS encoding Transglutaminase Domain-Containing Protein, whose amino-acid sequence MKRTFIFSIFIITSLSVFCKEVELLYNVLLIPDSLTKNAFAVVRENDIKFEYETLKKGTYTEKEVITVLKERGKSYANFHYPGDKYRTLADFSGKIYDAMGNLVSKIKKSDVQSTQWSQYLASDDLNYFYTCEPSSYPFTVVYEYTVDFKNGILSFPPFFPQRSSDISVQSANYTLVVPQNTKIISKNFNIAPFEKSTNKNSDSYSWKVKNLKAIEDEPYMPHADSFLPLVYMRPQNFIYDDVAGEITDWNSMGKWESSLLNGRQVLTDATKAKIKELTARASTDKEKVKILYDYLGQTTHYQNISLGIGGYQPMPAAEVCKVGFGDCKGLTNYLRAMLQSIGIKSYYTTIRMSEELKNVYTDFANFNQFNHIILQVPLQDETLWLECTNPEVPFGFIHNGIAGHQALVETENGGNLVRLPDYPDSLNVDKNIAEIKLSADGKAEVKTTNTFYVKKYDDYSYFTKLKHSEQIDLTRKFINLPTANISNVSYTEDKSALPSISVLFDWSTPLYGNKTGTRLFIPVNPLRKSNEKLKKNKRIFDIEIMNGYVNEDSLLVEIPDNFEIEGMPSPVNYTCPFGSFSSKVNISGNKINIYQKFTLNHGYWKAEKYQSLLDLFDKVSAGYKSKIILKSK is encoded by the coding sequence ATGAAAAGAACATTCATATTTTCGATATTTATAATCACCTCTTTATCTGTGTTTTGCAAAGAAGTTGAATTGCTTTATAATGTTTTGCTTATTCCCGACTCATTAACTAAAAATGCTTTTGCCGTTGTACGCGAAAACGATATTAAGTTTGAATACGAAACACTTAAAAAAGGAACTTATACTGAAAAAGAAGTTATTACGGTACTTAAAGAACGGGGAAAATCGTATGCTAATTTTCATTACCCCGGAGATAAATACAGAACTTTAGCCGATTTTTCAGGAAAAATTTATGATGCAATGGGGAATTTGGTAAGTAAAATAAAAAAATCGGATGTTCAAAGTACGCAATGGTCACAATATTTGGCAAGCGATGATTTAAATTATTTCTACACCTGCGAACCGTCTTCATATCCTTTCACTGTTGTATATGAATATACGGTAGATTTCAAAAACGGCATTTTGAGTTTTCCTCCTTTTTTTCCTCAACGTAGTTCAGATATTTCCGTGCAAAGTGCAAATTATACGCTGGTGGTTCCACAAAACACAAAAATTATTTCCAAAAACTTCAACATTGCTCCTTTTGAGAAAAGCACAAACAAAAATTCGGATTCATATAGTTGGAAAGTAAAAAATCTTAAAGCCATTGAAGATGAACCATATATGCCTCATGCTGACAGTTTTTTACCTCTCGTTTATATGCGTCCCCAAAATTTTATTTACGATGATGTAGCCGGAGAAATTACCGATTGGAATTCAATGGGAAAATGGGAAAGTTCACTGTTAAATGGGAGACAGGTATTGACCGATGCTACAAAAGCCAAAATAAAAGAATTAACCGCGAGAGCGTCAACAGATAAAGAAAAAGTAAAAATTCTTTATGATTATTTGGGACAAACCACTCATTATCAAAACATATCCTTAGGCATTGGAGGTTACCAGCCGATGCCGGCTGCCGAAGTGTGTAAAGTAGGGTTTGGCGATTGTAAAGGGTTGACAAACTATCTTCGGGCTATGCTTCAGAGCATAGGAATAAAATCTTATTATACCACTATTAGAATGTCTGAAGAGCTTAAAAATGTTTATACAGATTTTGCAAATTTCAATCAATTTAACCACATCATACTACAAGTTCCGTTACAAGACGAAACACTTTGGCTCGAATGTACCAACCCTGAAGTTCCTTTTGGTTTTATTCATAACGGAATAGCCGGACATCAAGCTTTAGTAGAAACCGAAAATGGAGGAAATTTAGTGCGTTTGCCGGATTATCCGGACTCATTAAACGTAGATAAAAATATCGCTGAAATAAAACTGTCTGCCGATGGAAAAGCCGAAGTAAAAACCACAAATACTTTCTATGTAAAAAAATACGACGATTATTCCTATTTTACGAAATTAAAACATTCGGAACAAATAGATTTGACCAGAAAATTTATTAATCTGCCAACCGCGAATATCTCCAACGTTTCTTACACCGAAGATAAATCGGCTTTACCAAGTATAAGTGTACTATTTGATTGGAGCACGCCTCTTTATGGAAATAAAACCGGAACCCGATTATTTATTCCGGTAAATCCATTGCGTAAATCAAACGAAAAATTAAAGAAAAACAAACGTATATTCGATATAGAAATAATGAACGGTTATGTGAATGAAGATTCATTATTGGTGGAAATTCCCGACAATTTTGAAATAGAAGGAATGCCTTCACCGGTAAATTATACTTGTCCTTTTGGAAGTTTCAGTTCGAAAGTTAACATATCAGGAAATAAAATCAATATCTATCAAAAATTCACATTAAATCACGGTTATTGGAAAGCTGAAAAATATCAATCATTACTTGATTTATTTGACAAAGTAAGTGCAGGATATAAATCAAAAATCATTCTGAAAAGTAAATAA
- a CDS encoding Transglutaminase encodes MKKTFLLTFLFIAFISKGVSQNFSLKYGNVTNDELKMKTYDKDTSAVAVVIYNFGSTYYDYSNGFKTITEIRKKIKILKQEGTDEATIVIPYYEENNQYRDQIVGLEAFAYNLENGKIVKSKLEKKYIFEENIRKNYFREKFTIPNAKVGSVIEYKYKIISDRYGDVPDQYMQEDIPIMNIQYEVRIPEYFIYNVETRGYEKINAEKKDGTQNFSIIDDGQIYTVSCTCKDMTYSMTDVPALKDEPYVWDKDDFRSAVTFELNGTNFPRDFYRPYTSTWENIEKTLKEKTDFVSNINKSSPYKDELKTLLADKTNEMDKIETIYAFIKKNVKWNDNYAFWDNEPKDAVKKGTGTNAQINSLLIRALKDAGFNAYPILISQRSYGRLPYTYPSIDKLSTYLVGVQTSEGKNVYLDGSSKYGGINMLPVELLVDRGYVMDANVSEKWVNLTSLTKNMKTVYINAKLTPEGKLQADMNRTFSNLESYYYKNTYKSAKDSADYIEKFETKNNLKIDSLQITGIDLLSNTSQERMVFTKDFEINGDFIYLNPMLFTHISENKFTQSDRKLPIEFPYPEVYNYYANIQIPEDYAVSELPKSSRILLNDNQGKCTYMIGQVGNMIQINYKFELNQILYPTTDYPMIRDFWGQVATKNNEMIVLKKL; translated from the coding sequence TGTGGCTGTTGTTATTTACAATTTTGGTAGTACCTATTACGACTATAGTAATGGTTTCAAGACAATTACGGAAATAAGAAAAAAAATAAAAATTCTCAAACAAGAAGGAACAGACGAAGCCACGATAGTTATTCCATATTATGAAGAAAACAATCAATATCGAGATCAAATTGTAGGATTAGAAGCTTTTGCATATAACTTGGAAAACGGAAAAATCGTGAAATCAAAATTGGAAAAAAAATACATCTTTGAAGAAAATATCCGTAAAAACTACTTCCGCGAAAAATTTACAATTCCCAACGCTAAAGTTGGTTCGGTTATCGAATATAAATATAAAATTATATCTGATCGTTATGGCGATGTTCCCGACCAATATATGCAGGAAGATATTCCCATTATGAACATCCAATACGAAGTAAGAATTCCGGAATATTTTATCTATAACGTGGAAACAAGAGGATACGAGAAAATAAATGCAGAAAAAAAAGATGGAACCCAGAATTTTAGTATAATTGACGATGGACAAATTTATACCGTATCTTGTACCTGTAAAGATATGACGTACAGTATGACAGATGTTCCGGCTTTAAAAGATGAACCGTATGTTTGGGATAAAGATGATTTCAGGTCGGCAGTAACATTTGAATTAAACGGCACAAACTTCCCTCGCGACTTTTACAGACCTTATACCAGCACGTGGGAAAATATTGAAAAAACACTGAAAGAAAAAACGGATTTCGTGTCCAACATCAATAAATCAAGTCCATATAAAGATGAGCTAAAAACATTATTAGCTGACAAAACCAATGAAATGGACAAAATTGAAACCATATACGCATTTATTAAGAAAAACGTAAAATGGAACGATAATTACGCTTTTTGGGACAATGAGCCAAAAGATGCTGTTAAGAAAGGAACAGGAACAAACGCGCAAATCAATTCACTCCTTATCAGAGCTTTAAAAGATGCCGGATTTAACGCCTATCCGATATTAATAAGCCAGCGTTCATACGGAAGATTACCTTATACTTATCCCTCCATCGATAAATTAAGTACATATTTGGTTGGAGTACAAACTTCAGAAGGTAAAAACGTTTATTTAGACGGTTCTTCTAAATATGGAGGAATAAATATGCTCCCTGTAGAACTTTTAGTGGACAGAGGTTATGTGATGGATGCAAATGTAAGCGAAAAATGGGTAAATTTAACTTCGCTTACAAAAAACATGAAAACAGTTTACATCAATGCAAAATTAACCCCCGAGGGTAAACTACAAGCGGATATGAACCGCACATTTAGTAACTTGGAATCATACTATTATAAAAACACTTACAAAAGCGCAAAAGATTCAGCCGATTACATTGAAAAATTTGAAACCAAAAACAATCTGAAAATTGACAGTTTACAAATAACCGGAATAGACTTATTATCCAACACATCTCAAGAACGTATGGTATTCACAAAAGATTTTGAAATAAATGGAGATTTTATTTACTTGAATCCTATGTTATTTACACACATAAGTGAAAATAAATTTACTCAATCCGATAGAAAACTTCCCATTGAATTCCCTTATCCTGAGGTTTATAATTACTATGCCAATATTCAAATACCGGAAGATTATGCCGTTTCGGAATTGCCAAAATCATCCCGGATTTTACTAAACGATAACCAGGGAAAATGTACGTATATGATAGGACAAGTGGGAAATATGATACAAATCAATTATAAATTTGAATTAAACCAAATTTTATATCCCACTACGGATTATCCGATGATACGTGATTTTTGGGGACAAGTGGCGACCAAAAACAATGAAATGATTGTTTTGAAAAAACTTTAA